The following proteins come from a genomic window of Pseudomonas sp. WJP1:
- the ppk2 gene encoding polyphosphate kinase 2 has product MAKDKKKAAKSYPAQSLKLKNKDYLEQLRLLHVELVKLQEWVKAKGIKICIVFEGRDGAGKGGTIKALTERVSPRVFRVVALPAPTDREKSQMYLQRYLPHLPAAGEVVIFDRSWYNRAGVERVMGFCSKEQVAGFLKTVPNVEKAIVDSGIILLKYWLEVSPEEQTRRLEERIKDGRKIWKLSPMDLKSYSRWFDYSRARDDMFQTTDTEHAPWLVANSNDKRRARLNIISDLLSRVPYEEVAREKVVLPKRQKPGGYREPDYPLRRIPEKF; this is encoded by the coding sequence ATGGCAAAGGACAAAAAGAAAGCCGCAAAAAGCTATCCCGCGCAAAGCCTGAAACTGAAGAACAAGGATTACCTTGAGCAACTGCGCCTGCTGCACGTCGAGTTGGTGAAATTGCAGGAGTGGGTGAAAGCCAAGGGCATCAAGATCTGCATTGTCTTCGAGGGGCGTGACGGTGCCGGCAAGGGCGGGACCATCAAGGCGCTGACCGAGCGCGTGAGCCCGCGGGTGTTTCGCGTGGTGGCGCTCCCGGCACCGACCGATCGGGAAAAAAGCCAGATGTATCTGCAACGCTACCTGCCGCACCTGCCCGCAGCCGGCGAGGTGGTGATCTTCGATCGCAGCTGGTACAACCGGGCGGGCGTGGAGCGGGTGATGGGGTTCTGCAGCAAGGAGCAGGTTGCCGGGTTTCTGAAAACGGTGCCCAACGTGGAGAAGGCGATTGTCGATTCGGGCATTATCCTGCTCAAGTATTGGCTGGAAGTCAGTCCAGAGGAGCAGACTCGCCGGCTGGAGGAGCGCATCAAGGATGGGCGTAAAATCTGGAAACTGAGCCCCATGGATCTCAAGTCATACAGCCGCTGGTTTGATTATTCGAGGGCGCGTGACGACATGTTCCAGACGACCGACACCGAGCACGCCCCCTGGCTGGTGGCCAACTCCAACGACAAGCGGCGAGCGCGCCTGAACATCATTTCTGATCTGCTCAGTCGCGTTCCCTACGAGGAAGTCGCGCGTGAGAAGGTGGTGTTGCCCAAGCGGCAGAAGCCTGGCGGTTATCGCGAACCGGATTATCCGCTGCGGCGAATTCCCGAAAAATTCTGA
- a CDS encoding flavohemoglobin expression-modulating QEGLA motif protein — translation MSSAPLSELDAALPGLVRKIRVLDALAWPEGVEETFLARWRAGQARLPEVELRPRDHSADIGALEAFVGRCDEGHPAGRHLAMTARSYATAGRMLGAIGTPAFTQYSSALYRRPDFHYANLNLSMLDAAHFFLNTTDALLGGTRIPPSPAEIPAEAFAAWMQPELDRFFGPGRITVVLDPTLAAKAIAGASRIRLRASALFSQLDKNQLLQHEAFVHVATAQNGALQPNLKSLGLGAPRTTQTQEGIATLAELFTGSMDINRLRRLALRVLAVQQALDGADFIQVFEGFLAAGQTQEESFRSTQRVFRGADLRGGSAFTKDAAYLTGLLGVHTLLRIAIRDNRPELVGYLFAGRLSLGDTVRLAPLFESGWLQGPVHLPAWASDLRLLAANLAFSAFISRIKLDVLDLDVLMAFADAHESDASA, via the coding sequence ATGAGCAGCGCTCCCCTGTCCGAACTCGATGCCGCCCTGCCCGGCCTGGTGCGCAAGATCCGCGTGCTGGATGCCTTGGCTTGGCCGGAGGGGGTCGAGGAAACGTTCCTGGCCCGTTGGCGCGCTGGACAAGCCCGATTGCCCGAGGTCGAGTTGCGCCCGCGTGATCACAGCGCCGATATCGGCGCGCTAGAGGCCTTTGTCGGCCGCTGCGATGAAGGGCATCCGGCCGGGCGCCACCTGGCCATGACAGCGCGCAGCTATGCCACGGCCGGGCGCATGCTCGGTGCCATTGGTACACCGGCCTTTACTCAATATTCCTCAGCGCTGTACCGGCGTCCGGACTTCCACTACGCCAACCTGAACCTGAGCATGCTGGACGCGGCCCACTTCTTCCTCAACACCACTGACGCCCTTCTGGGCGGTACGCGGATTCCTCCGAGCCCGGCGGAGATCCCGGCCGAGGCCTTCGCTGCCTGGATGCAACCGGAACTGGATCGCTTCTTCGGCCCGGGCCGGATCACGGTGGTGCTCGATCCGACCCTGGCCGCCAAGGCCATCGCCGGGGCGAGCCGCATTCGCCTGCGGGCCAGCGCGCTGTTTTCGCAACTGGACAAGAACCAGCTGTTGCAGCACGAGGCTTTCGTGCATGTCGCCACGGCGCAGAACGGCGCGCTGCAACCGAACCTCAAGAGCCTTGGCCTGGGCGCGCCGCGCACCACCCAGACCCAGGAAGGCATCGCCACCCTGGCCGAGCTGTTCACCGGCAGCATGGACATCAACCGCCTGCGTCGCCTCGCCTTGCGTGTGCTCGCGGTGCAACAGGCGCTCGATGGCGCCGATTTCATCCAGGTGTTCGAAGGTTTTCTCGCTGCCGGCCAGACCCAGGAGGAATCCTTCCGTTCGACCCAGCGAGTGTTTCGCGGCGCCGACCTGCGCGGCGGTTCGGCGTTCACCAAGGATGCGGCCTACCTGACCGGTTTGCTCGGCGTGCACACCCTGCTGCGCATCGCGATCCGTGACAACCGACCGGAACTGGTCGGCTACCTGTTCGCCGGGCGCCTGAGCCTGGGGGACACCGTGCGCCTGGCCCCACTCTTCGAGTCCGGTTGGCTCCAGGGCCCGGTCCACCTACCGGCCTGGGCCTCGGATTTGCGCCTGCTTGCCGCCAACCTCGCCTTCTCTGCGTTTATTTCGCGGATCAAACTGGATGTGCTCGACCTGGACGTGCTCATGGCCTTTGCCGATGCGCATGAAAGCGATGCGAGTGCCTAG
- a CDS encoding DUF3422 domain-containing protein: MHPLRQSLHNELHARPSLYFDEPAHVFHLAFLGSEQVCNTFLQDCCLASLDLNAAQGITRLDGHALKWERHAEFFTLTLVVTSSSDELSWTALPDVLARKIQAYLPTLINSVQIVVRGEAQLDLSRYGFKDPCGSCVGGGDAVVWSDFRISEDGNNHILFINRRLNAYRQGRMIRRLLEIETYRMMASLSLTMAKELSAQLDVFDKTLVTLSERNADPAGSHAKALLADISNLSAQVVSSTAKTRHRFSATQAYAQLVFERLGELRESHVGDCQRLGVFIERRFKPTVRYCTATEQRLEHLAESVANLGDLLQARVQVEMEEQNSEILKSLNARADAQIKIQRAVEGLSIIAISYYLLSLLKLGYSGLHVLGVALTPREAMLAMAPLAIGILAWIILHIKKVKEH, translated from the coding sequence ATGCACCCGTTACGACAAAGCCTGCACAACGAACTGCACGCGCGCCCGTCACTGTACTTCGATGAGCCGGCTCATGTGTTTCACCTGGCTTTCCTCGGCAGCGAACAGGTGTGCAATACGTTTCTTCAGGACTGCTGCCTGGCCTCCCTCGATCTGAACGCTGCCCAAGGCATTACCCGACTCGATGGCCACGCGCTGAAATGGGAGCGCCATGCCGAGTTTTTCACCCTGACCCTGGTGGTCACTTCCTCCAGCGATGAGTTGTCCTGGACGGCGCTGCCCGACGTCCTGGCGCGAAAAATCCAGGCGTATTTGCCGACGCTGATCAATTCGGTACAGATCGTGGTGCGTGGTGAAGCGCAGCTGGATCTCTCGCGCTACGGCTTCAAGGACCCGTGCGGTTCCTGCGTGGGGGGTGGCGATGCTGTGGTCTGGAGCGATTTTCGTATCAGCGAGGATGGCAACAACCACATATTGTTCATCAACCGACGCCTGAATGCGTACCGCCAGGGGCGGATGATACGCCGCCTCCTGGAAATCGAGACCTACCGGATGATGGCCTCGTTATCCTTGACCATGGCCAAGGAATTGAGCGCGCAGCTCGATGTTTTCGACAAGACCCTGGTCACCCTCTCCGAACGCAACGCCGACCCGGCCGGCAGTCATGCCAAGGCGCTGCTGGCGGATATCTCCAACCTGTCGGCCCAGGTGGTCAGCAGTACCGCGAAAACCCGCCACCGATTCAGTGCCACCCAGGCCTATGCGCAATTGGTGTTCGAGCGCCTGGGTGAATTGCGGGAAAGCCACGTCGGTGATTGCCAGCGCCTGGGCGTGTTTATCGAACGCCGCTTCAAGCCCACCGTCAGGTACTGCACGGCCACCGAACAACGACTGGAGCATCTGGCCGAAAGCGTGGCCAACCTGGGCGACCTGTTGCAGGCACGGGTCCAGGTGGAAATGGAAGAACAGAACTCGGAAATCCTCAAGAGCCTGAACGCCCGCGCCGATGCCCAGATCAAGATCCAGCGCGCTGTGGAAGGCCTGTCGATCATTGCCATCAGCTACTATTTGCTGAGTCTGCTCAAGCTGGGTTACTCGGGGCTGCACGTGCTCGGCGTCGCGCTGACCCCGCGCGAGGCCATGCTGGCCATGGCGCCGCTTGCGATCGGGATTCTTGCGTGGATCATTCTTCATATCAAAAAGGTCAAAGAGCATTGA
- a CDS encoding sensor domain-containing diguanylate cyclase codes for MPGRKQPPPRVDGDVEPVSATTVRAGAVFRLTVSFMLVVVLAFLAVEGWRTWRDYRSAFDAARDSVTNLARATAQHAEDAIRQVDVLTAALGERVEGDGLQNINVPRIHKLLVQQSKIMPQLHGLFIYGADGQWIVTDKQTTPEPANNADRDYFQYHRTHEDKNVRIGEVVQSRSTHDLIIPISRRLNNLDGTFAGVLLGTIKVSYFVDYYGDFKIDDKGALVLAMRNGTILVRRPFIASVVGKSLADSEIFKRYLPNASQGVAEVKAVVDDTERLYGYRALTTYPLVVEAGLSRESIIAPWRRDLLKTGWVLVVLIGVLAVFGLIVLSQLRQRMVTERKLRHAHQAMRDMALTDSLTGLGNRRRLDTALPEEIRLAARQGSTLSLIMLDVDYFKRYNDSYGHAAGDDCLGAVGAAIQQAVKRPGDLAVRYGGEEFTVLLPNTDGAGAAQVAEEILQAIRALGIEHCAHPLGRVTASAGITTSHPSFEEVTPATLIKAADALLYVAKRQGRNRWCCANESSESRPL; via the coding sequence ATGCCTGGACGCAAGCAGCCACCGCCCAGGGTGGATGGCGACGTTGAACCTGTCTCTGCGACGACCGTGCGCGCGGGAGCTGTGTTCCGCCTCACGGTGAGCTTCATGCTGGTGGTGGTCCTGGCATTTCTCGCGGTTGAGGGTTGGCGGACCTGGCGCGATTACCGGTCAGCCTTCGACGCTGCCCGCGACTCCGTGACCAACCTGGCGCGAGCCACGGCGCAACACGCCGAAGATGCCATTCGGCAAGTGGATGTACTGACCGCCGCGCTCGGGGAACGGGTGGAGGGTGACGGCTTGCAGAACATCAACGTCCCGCGCATTCACAAGCTGCTGGTCCAGCAATCGAAAATCATGCCGCAACTTCATGGCCTGTTCATCTACGGCGCGGACGGGCAATGGATCGTGACGGACAAGCAGACCACGCCGGAGCCCGCGAACAACGCCGATCGCGATTACTTTCAGTATCACCGCACGCATGAGGACAAGAACGTGCGCATCGGCGAGGTGGTTCAGAGCAGATCCACCCACGACCTGATCATCCCCATCTCCCGCCGCTTGAACAATCTGGATGGCACCTTTGCCGGCGTGCTCCTCGGGACGATCAAGGTCAGCTACTTCGTCGACTACTACGGCGACTTCAAGATCGATGACAAGGGCGCCCTGGTGCTGGCCATGCGCAACGGAACCATTTTGGTACGGCGCCCCTTCATTGCCTCCGTGGTGGGTAAAAGCCTGGCGGACAGCGAGATTTTCAAGCGCTATCTACCCAACGCCAGCCAAGGCGTCGCCGAAGTCAAAGCCGTCGTGGACGACACCGAACGCCTGTACGGCTACCGGGCGTTGACCACCTATCCGCTGGTGGTGGAAGCCGGGCTTTCCCGCGAATCCATCATCGCTCCCTGGCGCCGTGATCTATTGAAAACCGGGTGGGTGCTGGTGGTGCTGATCGGGGTGCTCGCGGTGTTCGGCCTCATCGTCTTGAGTCAGTTACGCCAGAGAATGGTGACGGAAAGAAAGTTGCGTCACGCACACCAGGCCATGCGCGACATGGCGTTGACCGACAGCCTGACGGGCCTGGGCAACCGTCGACGCCTGGATACGGCGCTGCCGGAGGAGATTCGCCTGGCTGCGCGCCAGGGCTCCACGCTGTCGCTGATCATGCTTGATGTCGATTACTTCAAACGCTACAACGACAGCTATGGGCACGCTGCCGGCGATGATTGCCTGGGCGCGGTAGGGGCAGCGATCCAGCAAGCGGTCAAACGACCCGGGGACCTGGCTGTCCGGTACGGTGGCGAGGAGTTCACGGTGCTGCTGCCTAACACGGATGGTGCGGGTGCGGCACAGGTTGCCGAAGAGATTCTTCAAGCCATCCGAGCACTGGGCATCGAACATTGCGCTCATCCCTTGGGCAGGGTCACGGCCAGCGCGGGCATCACCACCAGCCACCCGAGCTTCGAGGAGGTGACGCCGGCCACCTTGATCAAAGCCGCTGACGCCCTGCTCTACGTGGCCAAACGACAAGGACGAAATCGCTGGTGCTGCGCCAACGAGTCGAGCGAAAGTCGTCCACTGTAG
- a CDS encoding AI-2E family transporter, which yields MVPMPLSEKALSRGLLDTLIRAGLIVVLVLFCFEIFRPFRDLMLWSIILAITLYPLQERLRGPLGRKEGRISTLIVLVAVIILMVPIYLLGTSIADSVENAMTVVRDEGIRIPPPSDSVATWPLVGKPLSALWLQAATDLPGLTAKYIPQIKDVSLSLLGKLAGVGMGFLMFIFALIIAGIFMAYGESGSRASVQIASRISGPERGPQVATLCTATIRAVALGVVGIAFIQMLLVGLGFVFKGVPGAGLLALAVLLLGIMQLPATLITVPVIAYVFATEGASTATIVFAIYVFVAGLVDNVLKPLLLGRGVDVPMPVILIGALGGMVTGGILGLFIGPVVLAVGYQLFWQWVQDPPPPTV from the coding sequence ATGGTACCCATGCCGCTGTCAGAGAAGGCCTTGTCCCGCGGGTTGCTCGATACCTTGATCCGCGCCGGACTGATTGTCGTGCTGGTGCTGTTCTGCTTCGAAATTTTCCGGCCGTTTCGCGACTTGATGCTGTGGTCGATCATCCTGGCGATCACGCTTTACCCGTTGCAAGAACGACTCCGGGGCCCGCTGGGGCGAAAAGAAGGGCGCATTTCGACGTTGATCGTGCTGGTGGCCGTCATCATCCTCATGGTGCCTATCTACCTGTTGGGCACCTCGATTGCCGATTCGGTGGAAAACGCCATGACCGTGGTCCGGGACGAAGGCATCCGCATTCCGCCCCCGTCCGACTCCGTCGCCACATGGCCACTGGTGGGTAAACCATTGTCGGCGCTGTGGCTGCAGGCAGCCACCGACCTGCCGGGCCTGACGGCGAAGTACATACCGCAAATCAAGGATGTCAGCCTGTCGTTGCTGGGCAAGCTCGCCGGCGTCGGCATGGGTTTCCTGATGTTTATTTTCGCGCTGATCATCGCCGGGATCTTCATGGCTTACGGCGAATCGGGTAGTCGCGCCTCGGTGCAGATCGCCTCGCGGATCAGCGGACCGGAAAGAGGGCCCCAGGTGGCTACCTTGTGTACCGCAACCATCCGCGCCGTGGCGCTCGGGGTGGTCGGTATCGCGTTCATCCAGATGCTGCTGGTGGGGCTCGGGTTTGTGTTCAAAGGGGTTCCCGGTGCCGGGCTGCTGGCATTGGCGGTGCTGCTGCTGGGCATCATGCAGTTGCCCGCAACCTTGATCACAGTACCGGTCATTGCCTATGTGTTCGCCACCGAAGGGGCCAGCACCGCGACCATCGTCTTCGCCATCTACGTCTTCGTCGCGGGCCTGGTGGACAACGTGCTCAAGCCCTTGTTGCTGGGGCGCGGCGTCGATGTGCCGATGCCGGTGATATTGATCGGAGCCCTGGGCGGGATGGTTACCGGCGGGATTCTTGGCCTGTTCATCGGCCCGGTGGTGTTGGCGGTCGGTTATCAGCTGTTTTGGCAGTGGGTGCAAGACCCGCCGCCGCCGACGGTATAG
- a CDS encoding DUF3618 domain-containing protein: MNSEFEIESQKSPETIEREIDAQRASIGNIVDALESKFTPGQVIDQALSFMQSNGTTFLSNLGTSVRNNPVPAVVTSVGLLWLMMSQNRPPIPRPVYRADPQQNKVGEWTDGLADGLDSAREHLHQTADTLKEGYQTVKGKAAHLGENLGATSENISHAMHDASDRLVRSTQQMSNQVNHLLKEQPLVVAAAGIALGAMLGAALPTTSTEQRYMGKTSAGLADMVKQQAREGFEAVRDTVTKTTEHVDMDVEKPEGDRPAVASQPADLSRGLGTS, translated from the coding sequence ATGAACAGTGAATTCGAAATCGAATCGCAAAAAAGCCCCGAGACCATCGAGCGTGAAATCGATGCGCAGCGTGCAAGCATTGGCAACATCGTCGACGCGCTGGAAAGCAAATTCACCCCGGGGCAGGTCATCGACCAGGCGTTGTCGTTCATGCAGAGCAACGGCACCACGTTCCTGAGCAACCTTGGCACCAGCGTTCGCAACAATCCCGTTCCCGCGGTGGTGACCTCGGTGGGTCTGTTGTGGCTGATGATGAGCCAGAACCGTCCGCCGATTCCTCGTCCCGTTTATCGGGCGGACCCGCAGCAGAACAAGGTAGGGGAGTGGACCGATGGCCTGGCGGATGGCCTCGACAGTGCGCGCGAGCATTTGCACCAGACTGCCGACACCCTGAAGGAGGGTTACCAGACGGTCAAAGGCAAGGCGGCGCACCTGGGCGAAAACCTGGGCGCTACCAGCGAAAACATCAGCCATGCCATGCATGACGCCAGCGACCGCCTGGTGCGCAGTACCCAGCAGATGAGCAACCAGGTCAATCATTTGCTCAAGGAACAGCCGCTGGTCGTTGCCGCTGCGGGCATTGCCCTGGGCGCCATGCTGGGGGCGGCATTACCCACGACATCGACCGAACAGCGCTACATGGGCAAGACCAGCGCAGGGCTGGCGGACATGGTCAAGCAGCAGGCACGGGAGGGATTCGAAGCGGTGCGCGACACGGTGACCAAAACCACAGAGCACGTGGACATGGACGTGGAAAAGCCCGAAGGGGATCGCCCCGCGGTAGCCAGTCAACCGGCCGATCTGTCGCGCGGACTTGGAACGTCGTAG
- a CDS encoding phage holin family protein: MNREDQELPGVRPAYTPESDASVVGLLRQLTREVPSLFTKELALAKAELQASLTTLKAGIAGVAGGAIVLLAGFIILLMSVVYGLSMVMAPWLAALIVGVVVMIVGFAMLQSGKKQFEPSHFKPDRTLDALNKDQEALRRRVS; encoded by the coding sequence ATGAACAGAGAAGATCAAGAACTGCCCGGCGTAAGACCGGCATACACACCTGAGTCTGACGCTTCGGTCGTCGGGCTGTTGCGCCAGCTGACGCGCGAAGTGCCCTCGCTGTTCACCAAGGAACTGGCATTGGCCAAGGCTGAGCTGCAGGCCAGCCTCACGACGCTCAAGGCAGGCATTGCCGGCGTCGCCGGTGGAGCGATTGTGCTGCTGGCGGGGTTCATCATCCTTTTGATGTCCGTGGTCTACGGCTTGAGCATGGTCATGGCGCCGTGGCTGGCCGCGCTGATTGTCGGTGTCGTGGTGATGATCGTCGGGTTCGCCATGCTGCAGTCCGGAAAAAAACAGTTCGAACCGTCCCACTTCAAGCCTGATCGCACCTTGGACGCCTTGAACAAAGACCAGGAAGCGCTGCGCAGGAGAGTGTCATGA
- a CDS encoding addiction module antidote protein: protein MSEKIYDYDPAAALDGPEAIAVFMADAFETGNAEYIAKAMGVVARAKGMTELARETGLSREQLYRSFSEDGNPTLKTMLAVMRALGIDMTARPHVSPL, encoded by the coding sequence ATGAGCGAAAAAATTTACGACTACGACCCAGCAGCAGCCCTGGACGGCCCCGAAGCAATCGCCGTCTTCATGGCGGATGCGTTTGAGACGGGTAATGCTGAATACATCGCCAAGGCAATGGGGGTCGTTGCCCGAGCCAAAGGCATGACTGAGCTGGCCCGCGAAACAGGGCTTTCCCGTGAGCAGCTTTATCGCTCATTCAGCGAAGACGGGAATCCCACGCTTAAAACCATGCTGGCCGTTATGCGTGCCCTGGGTATCGACATGACCGCTCGACCGCACGTATCACCGTTGTAA
- a CDS encoding type II toxin-antitoxin system RelE/ParE family toxin, with amino-acid sequence MKTIKQTATYMTWERKLKDQRAKAAIAARIFRLANGLLGDVSPVGQGVSELRIHYGPGYRVYFQQRGDEFVLLLCGGDKSSQSRDIEAAKILASEWRSE; translated from the coding sequence ATGAAGACAATCAAACAAACAGCGACCTACATGACGTGGGAGCGAAAACTAAAGGACCAGCGCGCCAAAGCCGCAATTGCCGCGCGGATCTTTCGGTTGGCAAACGGTTTGTTGGGTGACGTGTCGCCGGTAGGCCAGGGGGTCAGCGAGTTACGGATTCACTATGGCCCCGGTTACCGCGTATATTTTCAGCAACGAGGTGATGAATTTGTGTTGCTGTTGTGCGGCGGCGATAAAAGCAGTCAAAGCCGTGATATTGAAGCAGCAAAAATACTCGCCAGCGAGTGGAGGTCAGAATGA
- a CDS encoding threonine dehydratase: MYTLTRDDIEQAARLVYQVMPATAQYPWPLLAERLGCAVWVKHENHTPTGAFKVRGGITFMHWLKRMHPDVQGIVTATRGNHGQSLALAASALGLRSLIVVPQGNSLEKNNAMRGFGGEVVEHGRDFDEAREEAARLAQAHDLYLVPPFHTELVKGVATYALELFKAAPDLDTVYVPIGCGSGICAVIAARDALGLKTQVVGVVSTEAAAAKLSFEAGVICETPSANTFADGLAVRKPIAEAFAVYAAGAERIVSVSEAQIAEAMCVYYTDTHNLAEGAGAAALAALILEREAMRGKKVGVILSGGNVDRSVYARVIG, from the coding sequence ATGTACACACTGACTCGCGACGATATCGAACAAGCCGCTCGCCTGGTTTACCAGGTGATGCCTGCCACCGCGCAGTACCCTTGGCCCTTGCTGGCTGAGCGCCTGGGTTGCGCGGTGTGGGTCAAGCACGAAAACCACACACCCACCGGTGCGTTCAAGGTGCGTGGCGGCATTACCTTCATGCACTGGCTCAAGCGCATGCACCCGGACGTGCAGGGCATTGTCACCGCCACCCGCGGCAACCACGGTCAGAGCCTGGCGCTGGCGGCCAGCGCGCTGGGCTTGCGGTCGCTGATTGTCGTACCGCAAGGCAACTCGCTGGAAAAGAACAATGCCATGCGCGGCTTCGGCGGTGAAGTGGTCGAACATGGCCGCGATTTCGATGAAGCCCGCGAGGAGGCGGCACGCCTGGCGCAGGCCCACGACCTCTATCTGGTTCCGCCGTTCCACACCGAACTGGTCAAGGGCGTGGCCACCTATGCCCTCGAACTGTTCAAGGCGGCGCCGGACCTGGATACCGTCTACGTGCCGATTGGCTGTGGCTCGGGGATTTGCGCGGTCATCGCCGCCCGCGACGCGCTGGGCCTGAAAACCCAAGTGGTGGGCGTGGTATCCACTGAGGCTGCAGCGGCGAAATTATCCTTTGAAGCGGGTGTTATATGTGAGACCCCCTCGGCCAATACCTTTGCCGACGGCCTGGCCGTGCGCAAGCCGATTGCCGAGGCCTTTGCTGTCTACGCGGCGGGTGCCGAGCGGATCGTGTCGGTCAGTGAGGCGCAGATTGCTGAGGCCATGTGCGTGTATTACACCGATACCCACAACCTCGCCGAAGGGGCAGGCGCGGCGGCCCTGGCAGCGCTCATCCTGGAGCGTGAAGCAATGCGGGGCAAAAAAGTGGGAGTGATTCTGTCCGGTGGCAATGTCGACAGATCGGTGTATGCGCGCGTGATTGGGTGA
- a CDS encoding helix-turn-helix transcriptional regulator: protein MLFMNRPNHLHPPFPPEPVRRVEAGPWAIELLPGSAYATRYVASQAAIGFAFDSQRGVHAIGSDRVQPFIAVPNGLAFVPAGCDVLSESPKGGEYLRLMRTDGKLLSGNRAFNNHIDPQATALALRMRGALLQACVTDDWEAWALALAERATGNEGLSAPLQGSITASRMSLLDEFIDAGLDGPLGVQAMAQLLGLSEGYFLRAFKHATGQSPHSYLIDRRLAKARALMRDSTARLADIAHACGFNSQAHMTTTFRQRLGVSPAQLRGGRG from the coding sequence ATGCTGTTCATGAACCGTCCCAACCACCTGCATCCACCATTCCCGCCTGAACCGGTGCGCCGTGTCGAGGCCGGTCCGTGGGCGATCGAGCTGCTACCCGGCAGCGCCTACGCGACCCGATATGTCGCGAGCCAGGCGGCGATCGGCTTTGCCTTCGACAGCCAGCGCGGCGTGCACGCCATCGGCAGCGATCGGGTACAACCCTTCATTGCCGTGCCCAACGGCCTGGCGTTCGTGCCCGCAGGGTGTGACGTGTTGTCCGAATCGCCCAAGGGCGGTGAATACCTGCGGCTGATGCGCACCGACGGTAAGTTGCTATCCGGGAATCGCGCCTTCAACAACCACATCGATCCCCAGGCGACCGCCCTCGCCCTGCGAATGCGCGGCGCGCTGTTGCAGGCGTGCGTGACGGATGATTGGGAGGCCTGGGCTCTCGCGTTGGCCGAACGAGCCACGGGGAACGAAGGGTTGTCGGCACCGCTGCAAGGCTCGATAACCGCCAGCCGCATGAGCTTGCTCGATGAATTCATCGACGCCGGCCTCGACGGCCCGCTGGGTGTACAGGCGATGGCGCAGTTGCTCGGGTTGTCCGAAGGCTATTTCCTGCGTGCATTCAAGCACGCGACGGGGCAAAGCCCGCACAGTTACCTGATCGACCGACGCCTCGCCAAGGCCCGTGCCCTGATGCGCGATTCGACAGCGCGGCTGGCGGACATCGCCCACGCCTGCGGTTTCAACTCCCAGGCGCACATGACGACCACCTTCAGGCAGCGTCTTGGCGTGAGTCCGGCGCAGTTGCGTGGTGGCCGGGGTTAA
- a CDS encoding tRNA (adenine(22)-N(1))-methyltransferase yields MNEQTLSMRLERVAAQVPAGARLADIGSDHGYLPVALMRRGAISAAVAGEVALTPFRAAERTVRESGQDLAITVRLANGLAAIEPEDRITAISLCGMGGETIRDILDSGKARLSGQERLILQPNGGEQPLRQWLMDNGYRILCEEVLRENRFYYEIIIAEHVGSVEYSAQELYFGPLQMQARSPAFLAKWQRMLRLKHKTLSHFARARQAVPEEKVQEIARQARWITELLA; encoded by the coding sequence TTGAACGAACAGACATTGTCCATGCGCCTGGAGCGCGTGGCGGCGCAGGTGCCAGCCGGTGCGCGCCTGGCCGATATCGGCTCGGATCACGGCTACCTGCCGGTGGCGTTGATGCGCCGTGGCGCGATCAGCGCGGCGGTGGCCGGTGAGGTGGCGTTGACGCCGTTTCGCGCGGCTGAACGCACCGTGCGTGAGAGCGGCCAAGACCTGGCGATCACGGTACGCCTGGCCAATGGCCTGGCGGCGATCGAACCGGAAGACCGGATCACGGCGATCAGCCTCTGTGGCATGGGTGGCGAGACCATTCGCGACATCCTCGACAGCGGCAAGGCCCGCCTGAGCGGTCAGGAGCGCCTGATCCTGCAGCCCAACGGCGGTGAACAGCCCCTGCGCCAATGGTTGATGGACAATGGCTACCGAATCCTGTGTGAGGAAGTGCTGCGGGAAAATCGCTTTTATTACGAAATCATCATCGCCGAGCACGTCGGCTCGGTGGAGTACTCCGCCCAGGAGCTGTACTTCGGCCCACTGCAGATGCAGGCCCGCAGCCCGGCGTTCCTGGCCAAGTGGCAGCGAATGCTGCGCCTCAAGCACAAGACCCTGAGCCATTTCGCCCGGGCTCGGCAGGCCGTTCCCGAGGAGAAGGTGCAGGAGATTGCCCGCCAGGCCCGGTGGATCACCGAGTTGCTGGCTTAA